The Impatiens glandulifera chromosome 3, dImpGla2.1, whole genome shotgun sequence genome contains a region encoding:
- the LOC124930376 gene encoding expansin-like A2 codes for MYSSTYFCFLHFFFVLIVSSSATAACDRCLHNSKVAYFSGDYAISRGACGYGSLTTSFSNGMVAAASPSIYKKGAGCGSCFNVGLVFPHFLYLGWISCKNATLCSKQGTKVIVTDLNNDKNTDFVLTRSAFVAMANKGKERDILRQGILDVQYRRIPCEYKNKNLTINVDESSHRPSYLALKFIFQGGQTEIVEVDVAQVGSLDWSSLNRRGNDAVWATSRVPSGALQMRMVVTSGFDGKWIYTKHSVLPANWTPGSMYDSGLQITEIAREGCSPCDEEQI; via the exons ATGTATTCttcaacatatttttgtttCCTCCATTTCTTCTTCGTCCTCATAGTTTCTTCTTCTGCAACTGCGGCATGTGATCGATGCCTGCATAACTCCAAGGTCGCCTACTTCTCCGGCGATTATGCCATTTCTC GTGGGGCTTGTGGGTATGGTTCTCTAACCACAAGTTTCAGTAACGGAATGGTCGCTGCTGCTTCTCCTTCCATCTACAAAAAAGGAGCTGGCTGTGGTTCCTGTTTTAATGTGGGTCTGGTGTTTCCCCATTTCCTATATTTGGGTTGG ATAAGTTGCAAGAACGCCACTCTGTGTAGTAAACAGGGGACGAAGGTGATAGTGACAGATCTCAACAATGACAAAAACACAGATTTTGTCCTTACCCGTAGTGCTTTTGTCGCCATGGCTAACAAGGGCAAAGAGCGCGATATTCTCCGTCAGGGTATTCTCGATGTCCAATACAGAAG AATACCATGTGAATACAAGAACAAGAACTTGACAATCAATGTGGATGAGAGTAGCCATAGGCCAAGCTATCTCGCCCTCAAATTCATCTTTCAAGGCGGTCAGACAGAGATTGTCGAAGTTGACGTGGCTCAG GTTGGTTCTTTGGACTGGAGTAGTTTGAACCGGCGAGGCAACGATGCGGTGTGGGCGACGAGCAGAGTCCCAAGCGGCGCATTGCAAATGAGAATGGTGGTGACCTCAGGGTTCGACGGGAAGTGGATTTATACGAAACATAGTGTTCTTCCGGCGAACTGGACACCGGGATCCATGTACGATTCCGGCCTTCAAATAACGGAAATAGCTCGGGAAGGATGCTCACCTTGCGATGAAGAACAAATCTGA
- the LOC124930377 gene encoding expansin-like A2, with amino-acid sequence MYSSTYFCFLHFFFVLIVSSSATAACDRCLHNSKVAYFSGDYAISRGACGYGSLTTSFSNGMVAAASPSIYKKGAGCGSCFNVGLVFPHFLYLGWISCKNATLCSKQGTKVIVTDLNNDKNTDFVLTRSAFVAMANKGKERDILRQGILDVQYRRIPCEYKNKNLTINVDESSHRPSYLALKFIFQGGQTEIVEVDVAQVGSLDWSSLNRRGNDAVWATSRVPSGALQMRMVVTSGFDGKWIYTKHSVLPANWTPGSMYDSGLQITEIAQEGCSPCDEEQI; translated from the exons ATGTATTCttcaacatatttttgtttCCTCCATTTCTTCTTCGTCCTCATAGTTTCTTCTTCTGCAACTGCGGCATGTGATCGATGCCTGCATAACTCCAAGGTCGCCTACTTCTCCGGCGATTATGCCATTTCTC GTGGGGCTTGTGGGTATGGTTCTCTAACCACAAGTTTCAGTAACGGAATGGTCGCTGCTGCTTCTCCTTCCATCTACAAAAAAGGAGCTGGCTGTGGTTCCTGTTTTAATGTGGGTCTGGTGTTTCCCCATTTCCTATATTTGGGTTGG ATAAGTTGCAAGAACGCCACTCTGTGTAGTAAACAGGGGACGAAGGTGATAGTGACAGATCTCAACAATGACAAAAACACAGATTTTGTCCTTACCCGTAGTGCTTTTGTCGCCATGGCTAACAAGGGCAAAGAGCGCGATATTCTCCGTCAGGGTATTCTCGATGTCCAATACAGAAG AATACCATGTGAATACAAGAACAAGAACTTGACAATCAATGTGGATGAGAGTAGCCATAGGCCAAGCTATCTCGCCCTCAAATTCATCTTTCAAGGCGGTCAGACAGAGATTGTCGAAGTTGACGTGGCTCAG GTTGGTTCTTTGGACTGGAGTAGTTTGAACCGGCGAGGCAACGATGCGGTGTGGGCGACGAGCAGAGTCCCAAGCGGCGCATTGCAAATGAGAATGGTGGTGACCTCAGGGTTCGACGGGAAGTGGATTTATACGAAACATAGTGTTCTTCCGGCGAACTGGACACCGGGATCCATGTACGATTCCGGCCTTCAAATAACGGAAATAGCTCAGGAAGGATGCTCACCTTGCGATGAAGAACAAATCTGA